The proteins below come from a single Chryseobacterium bernardetii genomic window:
- a CDS encoding SusD/RagB family nutrient-binding outer membrane lipoprotein — MKKYILSFIALAVVCTSCSDFEDMNNDPFSVDINKAEPEYFLNNSILGAQQDPNIAERTFVLYWKTAARQHLTTGIAGGSYDDSWTVEYWKGISEWLNNANATIEIANEKKAVGQGKPYYDNLIQVARIWRAYLMSEFSDNFGPQPIQAFKKINPDFNSEKEVYYFILDELKDAAAKMDVNQPAPSNPNAYDMVYGFKWSQWVKYANSMRMRIAMRISEVDPAKAKAEFENAANSNMFISTSDDNFKVKEDTGWNPLSGVMSREWNSQILSATLNNLYIGLGGINSTDQLPAAQHTAVKASDYIGIKYDEQFSTMTNDPSAGYWLDGLPNKIDPRAYKTFYIPGDITNPIYSLYPTYTSQATTNHGDLTFANGSKVTINTVNTWNTTTIGNWGVKGQRNGLRGVIGCMPALGKQYREGKNFRIFFASWETYFLLAEAALKGWSVPMSDVAAYNKGIQDSFAYNGVSQFYTQYIASTDYNRDGTSVAYTHVTEPGTSHTMNYKDPATGNMISVEIKYPVNTIYKNGSVKNDKLTKIITQKYIANMPWLPLESWSDQRRLGLPFFENPAIETPLVNLPNLNSGNYMTNSIQNFPQRLRYPSTFRNTDQDGYTKAVQLLGGQDAVLTPLWWAKH, encoded by the coding sequence ATGAAAAAATATATTTTATCCTTCATTGCATTGGCTGTAGTTTGTACATCATGCAGTGATTTCGAAGACATGAATAATGATCCGTTCTCCGTGGATATCAATAAGGCGGAACCGGAATATTTTTTAAATAATTCTATTTTAGGGGCTCAACAGGATCCCAATATTGCAGAACGTACTTTCGTCCTTTACTGGAAAACTGCAGCAAGACAGCACCTGACCACAGGAATTGCGGGTGGCTCTTATGATGACTCCTGGACTGTAGAATACTGGAAAGGAATTTCAGAATGGCTGAATAATGCCAATGCAACTATTGAAATTGCCAATGAAAAGAAAGCAGTAGGCCAGGGGAAACCTTACTATGATAATCTGATTCAGGTAGCCCGAATCTGGAGGGCTTATTTAATGAGTGAATTTTCTGATAACTTTGGTCCACAGCCTATTCAGGCTTTTAAAAAAATAAATCCTGACTTTAATTCTGAAAAAGAGGTGTATTATTTTATTTTAGATGAGCTGAAGGATGCAGCTGCTAAAATGGATGTGAACCAGCCTGCTCCTTCTAACCCTAATGCTTATGATATGGTATATGGATTTAAATGGAGCCAGTGGGTAAAGTATGCCAACTCTATGAGGATGAGAATTGCCATGAGAATATCAGAAGTAGATCCGGCAAAAGCAAAAGCTGAATTTGAAAATGCTGCCAATTCCAATATGTTCATCAGTACGAGTGATGATAACTTCAAGGTAAAGGAAGATACAGGCTGGAATCCTTTATCAGGGGTAATGTCGCGAGAGTGGAATTCTCAGATTTTATCTGCAACACTCAATAACCTGTATATTGGCTTGGGAGGAATCAATTCTACGGATCAATTGCCGGCTGCACAGCATACAGCAGTAAAAGCTTCCGATTATATCGGTATAAAATATGATGAGCAATTCTCTACAATGACCAACGACCCAAGTGCCGGATATTGGTTGGATGGGCTTCCAAATAAGATTGATCCAAGGGCTTATAAAACATTTTATATTCCGGGAGATATTACAAACCCGATTTATTCACTTTATCCTACTTATACCAGCCAGGCCACTACCAATCATGGTGATCTGACCTTTGCTAATGGTTCTAAAGTTACAATCAATACAGTAAATACCTGGAATACAACTACAATTGGGAACTGGGGTGTAAAAGGCCAGAGAAACGGATTAAGAGGAGTTATTGGATGTATGCCCGCTTTAGGAAAGCAATATAGAGAAGGTAAAAACTTTAGAATATTCTTTGCAAGCTGGGAAACTTATTTCCTATTGGCTGAAGCCGCGCTGAAAGGATGGTCTGTGCCTATGAGTGATGTGGCAGCTTATAATAAAGGAATTCAGGATAGTTTTGCGTACAACGGGGTATCACAATTCTATACTCAGTATATTGCTTCAACGGATTATAACCGTGACGGAACTTCTGTAGCTTATACACATGTAACGGAGCCGGGAACAAGCCATACAATGAACTATAAAGATCCCGCTACAGGAAATATGATTTCTGTTGAGATTAAGTATCCGGTAAACACGATTTACAAAAACGGTTCAGTGAAGAACGATAAGCTTACAAAAATCATTACCCAAAAGTATATTGCCAATATGCCGTGGCTTCCGTTAGAATCATGGAGTGATCAAAGACGATTGGGATTGCCTTTCTTTGAAAACCCTGCAATAGAAACCCCGTTGGTTAATTTACCTAATCTGAATTCAGGAAATTATATGACCAATTCTATTCAGAACTTCCCTCAAAGGTTGAGATACCCAAGCACCTTTAGGAATACTGACCAGGATGGCTATACAAAAGCTGTACAGTTACTGGGAGGACAAGATGCTGTACTTACTCCTCTTTGGTGGGCAAAACACTAA